In the Helianthus annuus cultivar XRQ/B chromosome 11, HanXRQr2.0-SUNRISE, whole genome shotgun sequence genome, one interval contains:
- the LOC110888219 gene encoding uncharacterized protein LOC110888219: protein MDRDPMNEELRVEEAKVLRLFQEACLDEERFLKQKSKVDWLMAGDANTAFFHMSLKCRNHISRIDVISDSRGTMFEGVNVPKAFVNHYENFLGCKGGVSLCPAPDLFTKTLSHGVATNMVHQVTTEEIKKAMFDIGNDKAPGPDGYTAALFKSAWHIVGSEVSDAILDFFNTGRLL, encoded by the coding sequence ATGGATCGGGATCCGATGAATGAGGAGCTTAGAGTGGAGGAAGCAAAAGTTTTGCGTCTTTTCCAGGAGGCTTGTCTTGATGAAGAACGGTTCCTAAAGCAGAAATCTAAGGTTGACTGGTTGATGGCGGGTGATGCCAACACTGCATTCTTTCATATGTCTTTAAAGTGTAGGAATCATATAAGTCGGATAGATGTCATAAGCGATTCTAGAGGTACAATGTTTGAGGGTGTTAATGTTCCTAAAGCTTTTGTGAATCATTATGAGAATTTCCTTGGATGTAAAGGAGGGGTGTCTCTATGTCCGGCTCCTGATCTTTTTACTAAGACTTTGAGCCATGGGGTTGCTACTAATATGGTCCACCAAGTTACCACGGAGGAAATCAAAAAGGCCATGTTTGATATTGGGAATGATAAAGCTCCGGGTCCTGACGGGTATACGGCTGCACTTTTTAAGAGCGCTTGGCATATAGTAGGGAGTGAAGTCTCAGATGCTATTCTGGATTTTTTTAACACTGGTAGATTGCTTTAG
- the LOC110888215 gene encoding zinc finger MYM-type protein 1-like, with the protein MSIIVRYVNDTTIDESFLGFLIVDDTTGKGLFDVTVKELKSLGLDINDMRGQGYDNGANMKGKHNGVQKRFLIEKSRALYVACGCHSLNLALCDMANTCTKWQILKDNVKGLTLKSLSATRWESCVDSVKPIRTQLVDVRKALLTVRFTDNDAKIQSEAKSLAEKELGEFDFLVATVIWYEILTTVNVVSKKLQSKDMVLDVAIDEVGKLIKHFKNYREVGFDKAINEAKEIANKMGVDTVFPQKRLIFRKQQFDETSTVQEVLFSPKEDFRVNYFLCSVDQAIASLETRLEQYQQYKKIFGFLFPKNLRELTEKDLKSCCYGLQVALKFKDESDVDADELYEELKLVLLTISVTVESAERSFSKLKFLKTYLRSSMSQERLNGLAMISIENDILEIMDYEDLIESFASRNARRAARFA; encoded by the exons ATGTCCATAATTGTGCGGTATGTTAATGATACCACCATTGACGAatcttttttaggttttttaattGTTGATGATACCACTGGTAAAGGACTTTTTGATGTTACTGTTAAGGAATTAAAGTCTCTTGGTCTTGATATCAATGATATGCGAGGTCAAGGCTATGATAATGGAGCAAACATGAAAGGGAAACATAATGGAGTTCAAAAGAGATTCTTAATTGAAAAATCTAGAGCTTTATATGTTGCTTGTGGTTGTCATAGTCTTAATCTTGCATTATGTGACATGGCTAACACATGCACTAA GTGGCAAATTTTGAAAGACAATGTTAAAGGATTGACTCTTAAGTCTTTGTCTGCCACTCGTTGGGAAAGTTGTGTAGATAGTGTTAAGCCTATTCGAACACAACTTGTAGATGTAAGAAAAGCTTTGCTTACAGTTAGGTTTACTGATAATGATGCTAAAATTCAAAGCGAAGCTAAATCACTAGCAGAAAAAGAACTTGGTGAATTTGATTTTTTGGTAGCAACCGTCATTTGGTATGAAATATTAACAACGGTGAACGTGGTGAGCAAAAAGTTACAATCGAAGGATATGGTTCTTGATGTTGCCATTGATGAAGTGGGCAAGTTGATTAAACATTTCAAGAATTATAGAGAAGTAGGGTTCGATAAGGCGATTAATGAAGCTAAAGAAATTGCAAATAAAATGGGTGTTGATACGGTATTCCCTCAAAAACGTCTAATATTTAGGAAACAACAATTTGATGAGACTTCAACTGTACAAGAAGTTTTATTTTCACCCAAGGAGGATTTTAGAGTCAATTACTTTTTATGTAGTGTGGACCAAGCGATTGCTTCTCTTGAAACAAGACTCGAACAATACCaacaatataaaaaaatatttggcTTTTTGTTTCCTAAAAACTTGAGGGAACTTACTGAAAAAGATCTCAAGTCTTGTTGTTATGGTCTTCAAGTTGCATTAAAGTTTAAAGACGAATCCgatgttgatgctgatgaactttaTGAGGAGTTGAAATT AGTGTTGTTGACTATTTCGGTAACAGTTGAATCAGCGGAAAGAAGCTTCTCAAAGTTGAAGTTTTTGAAGACTTACTTACGATCGAGTATGTCCCAAGAAAGACTCAATGGCTTAGCAATGATATCTATTGAAAACGACATATTAGAGATTATGGATTACGAAGACTTGATCGAAAGCTTTGCTTCTAGAAACGCTAGGAGAGCCGCACGATTCGCTTAA
- the LOC110888216 gene encoding zinc finger MYM-type protein 5-like, whose protein sequence is MTDCNRQCTHKAIRIQRFKSGRATIKAVKARQIFDSHGNPTVENDVDANMDEDDVDANVDKDDVDANVYEDEVDANVDEDEMKTMLTLMYEDDVDANVDANVNPNIDIFDPRNWDGLNRNMINDLVKKGPKRDLNMNKGPVDKHGRRFSTSIYTRILPNRETCDREWLVYSKELDKLFCFCCKIFRQGHPKGTLDGEGFSDWKHATRLKYHEVSVEHLKNMKQWFEMRQMLDCNTTIDKVAYEQFKKERDYWKKVILRIIQLVKFLAKHGLAFRGPNEKLYKKGNGNFLGLVEILEEFDPIMKEYVWRIMNDETHIHYLG, encoded by the exons ATGACAGATTGTAACAGGCAGTGCACACACAAAGCGATCAGAATTCAAAGATTCAAATCGGGTCGGGCGACGATCAAGGCCGTTAAAGCTCGTCAGATCTTCGATAGCCATGGTAATCCGACGGTTGAA AATGATGTTGATGCTAATatggatgaagatgatgttgatgCTAATGTGGATAAAGATGATGTTGATGCTAATGTTTATGAAGACGAGGTTGATGCTAATGTAGATGAAGACGAG ATGAAGACGATGTTGACGCTAATGTATGAAGACGATGTTGATGCTAATGTGGATGCTAATGTTAATCCTAATATTGATATTTTTGATCCTAGAAATTGGGATGGACTTAATCGTAACATGAtcaatgatttggttaagaaAGGTCCAAAACGAGATTTAAATATGAATAAGGGTCCCGTTGATAAACATGGAAGACGATTTTCTACAAGCATATACACTAGAATTCTACCGAATAGAGAGACTTGTGATAGAGAATGGCTAGTGTATTCGAAAGAGCTTGATAAGCTATTTTGTTTTTGTTGCAAAATTTTTAGACAAGGGCATCCGAAAGGCACGTTGGATGGTGAAGGTTTTTCAGATTGGAAACATGCTACTAGACTTAAATATCATGAAGTTAGCGTTGAACATTTGAAGAATATGAAACAATGGTTTGAAATGCGTCAAATGTTGGATTGCAACACAACAATTGACAAAGTAGCGTACGAGCAATTTAAGAAAGAAAGAGATTATTggaaaaaggtcattttaagGATCATTCAACTTGTGAAATTTCTTGCTAAACATGGTTTAGCATTTCGCGGACCAAATGAGAAGTTATATAAAAAGGGTAATGGAAATTTTTTGGGATTGGTTGAGATATTGGAAGAGTTTGACCCGATTATGAAAGAATATGTGTGGCGTATCATGAATGATGAAACCCATATACATTATCTTGGATGA